Proteins encoded within one genomic window of Flavobacteriales bacterium:
- the rsgA gene encoding GTPase RsgA: MSIETGEGIEALKELITVGKTYCLLGSSGVGKSPLMNSISGVPTMKTDAISAFSNHGKHVTTHRELRVLDSGGLLIDNPGMREIGLTDTSDASNRTFDKISELALECRFKDCSHTVETGCAVLAAID; encoded by the coding sequence ATCAGCATTGAAACCGGAGAAGGTATTGAGGCCCTAAAGGAACTGATTACAGTTGGTAAAACGTATTGCTTGCTGGGTTCATCGGGAGTTGGGAAATCGCCCTTGATGAATTCCATTTCGGGAGTGCCCACAATGAAAACGGATGCCATCAGTGCCTTTTCGAACCATGGTAAGCACGTGACCACGCATCGCGAGTTGCGGGTTCTGGACTCGGGAGGGCTCCTCATCGATAATCCGGGGATGCGTGAGATCGGCTTAACGGATACCTCCGATGCCTCGAACCGCACCTTCGACAAGATCTCCGAGTTAGCTCTGGAATGTAGGTTCAAAGATTGTAGCCATACCGTTGAAACGGGCTGCGCTGTATTAGCCGCTATCGACTAA
- a CDS encoding VOC family protein yields MLYASALTTILVVSDLECSKSLYLEVLGARLYREYGGDSAVIEFLGNWLLLVTSGEPTEDKPDTYFSPPSDPNCVSHAFTIRVNNCRESYRILQHHSAEFITPPFDRGAETRCFFRDPDGHLFEISEYRSA; encoded by the coding sequence ATACTTTACGCCTCCGCCCTGACCACGATCCTGGTCGTTTCCGACTTGGAGTGCTCGAAATCACTTTATTTGGAGGTGCTGGGTGCCCGGCTCTATAGAGAATACGGCGGCGATTCTGCCGTGATCGAGTTCTTGGGAAACTGGCTGCTACTCGTAACTTCCGGCGAACCCACGGAAGACAAGCCCGATACTTATTTCTCACCTCCCTCCGACCCGAACTGTGTGAGCCACGCCTTTACCATTCGCGTCAACAACTGCCGCGAATCGTACCGAATACTCCAACACCACAGTGCCGAGTTCATTACACCTCCTTTCGACCGCGGAGCTGAAACCCGCTGTTTCTTCCGCGACCCCGATGGTCATTTGTTCGAGATCAGCGAATACCGTTCTGCCTGA
- the rsgA gene encoding GTPase RsgA yields the protein MHSGASIGRGKGERQIIATNVDTAFIVQAVDRDFNINRIERYLTICNASNVGPVIVLNKIDLLEPEAINAIIESVKLRIEDVRYSPSALKPEKVLRP from the coding sequence ATCCACTCTGGAGCGTCGATCGGTCGGGGCAAGGGCGAGCGACAGATCATCGCCACCAATGTCGACACGGCCTTCATTGTACAAGCAGTAGATCGCGACTTCAACATCAATCGTATCGAACGGTATTTGACGATCTGCAATGCATCGAATGTGGGTCCCGTGATCGTGTTGAACAAGATCGACCTCTTGGAACCCGAGGCCATCAACGCCATCATTGAGTCGGTGAAGTTGCGCATAGAAGACGTTCGGTATTCGCCATCAGCATTGAAACCGGAGAAGGTATTGAGGCCCTAA